The stretch of DNA ACACTTGAAATTAATCCAAGAGATGCGCTTAGAATGGCTATGTACCTGCCAATTGCAATTTCAGAATATAAGATATTTATCATTGCTTCATAAAAGGAGAATTCGAATAGGCTCATATCAAAAAAGGCTATAAGTATAGTTAAAAAAGATACAAGTAAAAAATAGGCTAATGTTACCATATTGGGATAACCTCGTCATTTTCTTTACCTTATGTTTCCAAAAAACATCCATTTTTATCCAACAAAATGCCAACAACTTTACTTGTTGGCTTAGTATAGTAAATTACTGTTAGATAACAGCAAAATAAAAACAGCCCACCAAAACGGTGCAGCTGTTTAGAATTTCATTAATTAAAAATAGACAAGAAAAATTATTAATGCTAACAAAATTCGATAAATAGCAAAGGGTACGAGCTTTATTTTATCGATAAGTTTTAAGAAAAAGCGTATCGATATTAAAGCAAAAACAAAGGCACTAATAAACCCAGCGATAAAAAATGGGAGGGCGTCCATCGTCATATACTGCCAATTTTTAAGCAAGGAAAGAAAACTGGCCCCCGCCATAATAGGTACAGCCATAATAAAAGTAAAATCAGCCGCCGCTCTATGACTCAATCCTAACAGTACGCCACCTGATAAAGTCGAACCGGAACGAGAGAAACCTGGCCACAATGATAAACATTGAATGAGACCAATTGTAAGTGCTTGTTTATAAGTAATCTGATCAACGGTTTGGATTTTTGGAACTTTTGGACCAAAGCGATCTGCAATAATCATAAAGATAGCACCAATCACTAACCCTATTAAAACAGTCTCAGTTGAAAATAAATATTCATCTATATAGTCTTCTAGTAATACCCCAAAGATTCCAGCAGGAATTAGCCCAACTAGTACATGAGTTAATTTTAAACGGCTGCCCTTTTGGTCAGATAGCTTATTTTTCATTCGCCCCATTCCCAAGAGGTCAATAATCCGGTCTTTAAATGTCACGACAACCGCTAAAATAGAACCAAGCTGAATGACTACTTTGAAGGTATTCGCTCCATACTTTCCTAAGAAATCTTCAG from Neobacillus sp. CF12 encodes:
- a CDS encoding undecaprenyl-diphosphate phosphatase, with protein sequence MELLLIIKAIILGLVEGLTEFAPVSSTGHMIIVDDMWLQSEDFLGKYGANTFKVVIQLGSILAVVVTFKDRIIDLLGMGRMKNKLSDQKGSRLKLTHVLVGLIPAGIFGVLLEDYIDEYLFSTETVLIGLVIGAIFMIIADRFGPKVPKIQTVDQITYKQALTIGLIQCLSLWPGFSRSGSTLSGGVLLGLSHRAAADFTFIMAVPIMAGASFLSLLKNWQYMTMDALPFFIAGFISAFVFALISIRFFLKLIDKIKLVPFAIYRILLALIIFLVYF